TTCTCCTAATACAGGTGGATCATACGTAGCTAATGGTATGATTTAAATTATTGCTGCTTATAGATGGTTTCTTTTCCATTTAAAAATCACCTGGGTGGTCATTTAGCAGGTCAGAATGGTCATTCGGTAAAGAGTTGATAAGTTGTCTTCTGGCACTGATTCATTTTTGCCTCGTAAAACAAAATATTTATCAAAAAAAGTAAGCAATGAAAAAAGGAATCTTATTCGCATTTCTAGTGACTGCAGCGATAGCTGTTAATGCTCAAAGTAAAAGTAAAATTAAAGGGTTAGGTGCCGGTATGGTATCAGTAACAAATGTTGATGGTAAAATGGCTTTAAATATTGGTGGATATGGTGGTATCCTGATCAATGATAAGTGGACATTTGGTGCATCAGGTAATAACTTCTTCTTAAGTAAACGCATTGGTGCCGAAAATAGAAAGTTTCAATTTTCTTATTATGGACTGTATAATGAATATCGTTTTGGACAATTAAGAAATGTACACATCTCTGCCGGTATCACAACAGGTATTGGAGCACTTCATACAAAATCAACAGGAGTAAAACCGGAGTATAAACTTGATGGTAAATGGACGCCTGTCGTTCAACCTAAATTGATCTTGAATATACCTGTCACATCTTTTATGCAGGTCCAGGTTCACGGATCTTACTTAATGACAGGTAAAACAAATAACATGGGATTTACCAAACAGAGAATGAATGGGGTTGATGGTGGAATTAGTTTGTTATTCGGTGGATTATAAATGAATAAAAATGAAACCAATGAAACAAATATTATTCTTAGCACTATCGGTCATCACTTTACTTTCATGTAAAAAATCAGAGATTCAAAGTGCTACTATCAAAAAAAGTATCATTCAAGTCAACCAAAAAGCAACTGAAGTTGCCTATGCTGAAGGTGAGTTGGGTACCATTGTTTATGTAAGCGGATATAATTCTGAGCTGGATAATTGGAATTACATGTACAATATGCACGATGGACGATATGGCTTCTTCGCTTATAACCGACCAGGTGTAGGTAAGTCAGAGAATGTGCAAGGTGTGAGAAATGCTACTGTTATCGTTAACGAATTGAAAAAAGTGTTAGATGCAGTGAACGCTAAGCCTCCTTACACACTCGTAGGGCATTCAATGGGGGGTATTTACGCACGTCTTTTTTACCACAAATATCCAACTTTAGTAAAAGGGATTATTTTAGTGGACGCAACGCATGAACGTCAGCTTGATACTTTAATGACAATGATTCCTGCTGATAAACGACAAGAGTTCTCTGCCATTCTGGAAGAACAACTGAATCAAGCTTTAGCAGTTATGCCTGATGGAGCGGTAAAAGAAGAATTCAGATCAAACTTCAAGGATAATTATGCAATTATCAAAAACTTTCCTCCCATCACTGAATTGCCAATGGCTGTTTTGACAAGTATTAAACCGAGTTCTGAAGAGCCGGCTCCAATAAAAGCAATCATAGAGGCATTACACAGAGAATGGGCTACGGCAGCAGGATCAAAAGGCTGGTTTATTGCTACATCAAATAGTGGACATTACATCCAGCTCGACGAACCAAAATTGGTGAGGTCGGGTGTAGAATGGATCCTAAATCAGTAAATTACATCTATAAGGCAACCGGATAACCCCGGTTGTCTTTCTAGTATATGAATAAGGAATTCAACAGAATTATTCTGTCTATCATTTTGGGTGCCCTGATCAGTCTTGTTCAGGACATTGTTATACATGGATTACCTGTTCATTTTCATGAAAATGTTCTTGGTGAAATATTATTTGCATCTTGTTATGTATACTGTTTCTTTTGGATGACCCGCTTTTTAATGCGTGGCTTTTTTGCAAAAACCATTCGAGGTGAAAATGGGAAAATGGAAGTGCTTATTAATTTTATTAAAGCAGAATTGATTGGACTTATAATGCTTTTTTTAATAGGGATACTATTAACCGTCCTGATAAAACAATCAATAGACATCAAGCTTAAAGAACTTTCGGAGTTTCGTTTTATAATGGTGTATTACTTTTTTATTAATGCAATCTTATTCAGTGTAGAAGTGGGACTTCGTGTATTTCGATTATATAGTCATGAGAAGGATGCAAAGCATCAAGCTGAGCAGTCGTTCATGCAAGCTCAGTTGCAAATGCTTCGTCAACAATTAAATCCTCATTTTCTATTCAATAACCTCAATATCATAGCCGCCACGATCAATACCAATCCTAAACTCGCACATGATTTTACGAAGAGCATGGCTGATTTTTACCGTAAGGTTTTGGAAACAGAGAGGTCGGGGTGGATAACACTGAAAGAGGAGCTTAAGACGGTGAAGTCATATCTCTATATGCTTAGTGTTAGGTTTGAAGATAAGATCAACTATGAGATCAGTATTCCTGAAGAAATACAGATGAGTTATTTTGTTCCTGATTTTATTTTACAACCTATAATAGAGAATATTATAAAGCATAACCATTGTAGTAAACAGGAACCTTTGCAAATTGTTATCAGACTTAATGAGTCAATGCGTTTGGTAGTTTCAAATAATCATAATCCAAAGAATGTAGCAGACGAAAGTCTTGGTATCGGATGGTTTAATATTAAAAGTCGTTATAAATATCTTGGAGCTGAAATGCCAATCAAGTACATAATCGGTAAAACTTTTTTTGTGGAAATACCCATGGTAAAACAATCTTAATGAATGTATGCATTATCAAGTTGTAATTGTCGAAGATGAAAAATATGCTGCACAATATCTGAAAGATACTTTGGCAACCATAGCTCCGGATATGGAGGTTGTAGCAATTTTAGACAGTGTCGAGTCTGTAAAACAACAACTGCCATTATTGAATGTGGATCTTGTTTTGGCTGATATTCATCTGGATGATGGTATTTCCTTTTCTGCATTTGAATTTTTGCAATGGAAAAAACCTGTGATTTTTATCACTGCTTATGACGCCTATGCAATAAAGGCATTTAAAACAAGTGGTATTGATTATTTATTAAAACCATGTGATGAAGAAGAGCTTAGTATAGCACTAGATAAATTTCGAAACAGTCAGGTACATCAAAGTGTTGAGTCACTGTACGAAAAAATCAAAATGCTGGCAACAGAAAAAAATAATTACAAGGAAAGATTTGCAGTTACTTTAGGTTCCAGATTACTCTCCATTCCCGTTGCAGAGGTGTCTTATTTTTATTCGGCCAATAAGGTCATTTTTATTGTAAAGTCTGATGGACAGAAACTGCCATATTCCGGAAGTTTAGATCAGCTCTCATCATCTGTTGATCCCAAACATTTTTTCAGAGTCAACCGAAATTTCTTGATCACACATCAGGCTATTGAGAAAATTGAAATTCATGCAGGAAGAAATGTAGTGGTGCATATTAAACCCGGAACTGGAAGCGATTCTTTGGTGCAGGTAAGTAAAGACCGAATTGTAGAATTCAAGTGTTGGTTAGACTATTGAGGTTGGGGTAATAGAAGTGATATTACTAGTTCAAAACCATATTTTCACATGAGTATAAAAATCAGGATCACTTATATTGACAACGTTAAAGTATTTCTTACTTTTCTAGTTGTATCGCATCATGCAGCCCAATCCTACGGACCTACAGGAGGAATGTGGCCTGTTCAAGACATCGTAAATGCTGATTATCTGCGATATTTTTTCTTTATCAACGCATCTTTTATGATGGGCCTATATTTCTTTATATCAGGCTACTTTATGATGTTTAGCTTACAAAGAAAAGGAGTCACAGTATTTATTTCCGAACGACTGAAAAGGCTTGGAATTCCACTGATCTTCTTTACATTATTTGTTTTTTTGCCTTTCAATTATTTCCTATCTGATTCCAATGAATCGATCTTATCTTTTCTTTATCAAACCTATTTTTTTGAACCACCCAAGGCCGTAGGGCATTTGTGGTTTGTCGCCTCTTTATTGGCCTACTCTTTCTTATTTCTTTTAATGAAAAGAGGCTTTAAGCGTTTTAGTAAACTTAAAGCAGTACAGATAACCTCTATTCATGTTGTGGGATATATCGTTGTGCTGTCAATCAGTTCCGGCTTGATACGTTTGCTCTATCCTATTGATGTTTGGAAAACCTGGATAATACCAGTCGAAGTTGCCCATATACCGCAGTATCTGAGCTTATTCTTTCTGGGTATCTTTTTTCAAAAGACAGATTCATTGAAATTTTTGAATCCACAAAATGGGCTATTGTTCTTTTTTGTATCTGTATCGGCTTTTATTATTCAATTTTTCCTTCCAGAATCTTTTACCGGGCATTGGCTTATTCAAAGCTCATTAGAGTCTATGTTATGTGTTGGATTGTCTATTGGTATTATGAGTTTATTTAAAAGTAAATTAACTGCACAGACGAAAATATTTCGATCTTTATCAGAAAATGCATTCGGTATATATTTAGTTCATGTATTTGTCGTCATAATCCTTCAAAAACTATTATTGAAACTAGAATTGGACGCGACCAGTAAATTTCTCATGGTCAGTATAGCTGCTTTTGTAGTGTCTTATTTTTTCACTTATTTAATTAGACTGATTCCTGTGATAAGGAAAGTTATATAGCTGAGACATTCCACTATAGAGATATTTATTCCTAAACAAAGTACAACTTATATGAAGTGCTGATATTTTTAGCATTACGATCCTAGTATAAATAAGATCTTTCAATTAAAATTTGTAAATTCCTAAACCAAAAGGTCTGCATATTTATTAATCCCTGGCTATGAAATCTACTCAATCAGATAAGATCAAGTTTTCCAAAGTTAAGTTTGGAAGAAGACCACGTATTTCTGATGAACGGACATTCAAACTCAGCGGATACCTTGATACCCAAAATGAACTTCCAATACCCAAAAGACATAACTGGGGCAAAAAGATCAAGAAAGATAAATGGGGTGTTATGGGTAATTTCAGAACCAATTTATGTACCTGTGCTGCGGCAGGTCATCTTATTATGGTATGGACCTCTAACACTTCTAAACTTCAACGCCCCCAAGAAGAAGATATTATGAAGGCCTATTGTGACCTAACCAATTACAATCCTGAAACGGATGAAAATGACGAGGGAGTTGAAGCATTGAAGGTGTTAAAATATTGGCGAAAGAATGGGATTGCGGGTGAGAAGATCATTGCATTTGCAGAAGTGGAGGACGGTAATCACGAGCAATTATTAAAGACCATTTACCTGTTTGGGGGATGTTATGTAGGTTTGAATTTGCCTAAATCAGCAGAGCGACAATACAATACAACCAAGAAATGGACAATTCCAAGAGGTGGGAAAAAGAAAGATGCCAAAAAAGGTTCTTGGATCGGACATATGGTTTTGGTTACAGGCTATAATAAGGATGAATTACGTGTGGTAACATGGGGCAGAGAGATCACAATGACCATTGATTTTTGGAAAGAATATGGAGAGGAATCTTATGCTGTGTTCAGTGAAACATTCATCAAAAATGATAAAACACCTACCGGCATATCAGTAGAAGTACTTTTGAATGATATTGAAAATCTAAAAAAACAAAAGCAGGATTAATATCCTGCTTTTTATTGCTATGCTGTTAGATCACAACAAATGATCTTCTAGATTATATTCTTTTTGTAAGAAGATCAAGGATACTAACTCCCGTTATTAGGAACTCCGCCAAATTTCATTGGCTTGGCTTTCTTTTTTGCTGCTGCCTTCTTTTTAGGAGCTGCTTTTTTCTTTGGGGCTGCTTTTTTCTTTACTGCCGCCTTTTTCTTGGGAGCTGCTTTCTTTTTTGTTGCTACTTTCTTTTTAGGAGCTGCTTTTTTCTTTGCCGCAGCTTTTTTAGCTGGAGCAGCCTTCTTTTTTGGTGCGGCCTTTTTCTTCGGCGCAGCCTTTTTTGCTTTTGGCATAATTAATGGGTTTAGGTGAAAAATATAAATGGATTGGATATTTCATACCAACCATTTACGGTAAAATA
Above is a genomic segment from Sediminibacterium sp. KACHI17 containing:
- a CDS encoding alpha/beta hydrolase; the encoded protein is MKQILFLALSVITLLSCKKSEIQSATIKKSIIQVNQKATEVAYAEGELGTIVYVSGYNSELDNWNYMYNMHDGRYGFFAYNRPGVGKSENVQGVRNATVIVNELKKVLDAVNAKPPYTLVGHSMGGIYARLFYHKYPTLVKGIILVDATHERQLDTLMTMIPADKRQEFSAILEEQLNQALAVMPDGAVKEEFRSNFKDNYAIIKNFPPITELPMAVLTSIKPSSEEPAPIKAIIEALHREWATAAGSKGWFIATSNSGHYIQLDEPKLVRSGVEWILNQ
- a CDS encoding histidine kinase, with product MGALISLVQDIVIHGLPVHFHENVLGEILFASCYVYCFFWMTRFLMRGFFAKTIRGENGKMEVLINFIKAELIGLIMLFLIGILLTVLIKQSIDIKLKELSEFRFIMVYYFFINAILFSVEVGLRVFRLYSHEKDAKHQAEQSFMQAQLQMLRQQLNPHFLFNNLNIIAATINTNPKLAHDFTKSMADFYRKVLETERSGWITLKEELKTVKSYLYMLSVRFEDKINYEISIPEEIQMSYFVPDFILQPIIENIIKHNHCSKQEPLQIVIRLNESMRLVVSNNHNPKNVADESLGIGWFNIKSRYKYLGAEMPIKYIIGKTFFVEIPMVKQS
- a CDS encoding LytTR family DNA-binding domain-containing protein yields the protein MHYQVVIVEDEKYAAQYLKDTLATIAPDMEVVAILDSVESVKQQLPLLNVDLVLADIHLDDGISFSAFEFLQWKKPVIFITAYDAYAIKAFKTSGIDYLLKPCDEEELSIALDKFRNSQVHQSVESLYEKIKMLATEKNNYKERFAVTLGSRLLSIPVAEVSYFYSANKVIFIVKSDGQKLPYSGSLDQLSSSVDPKHFFRVNRNFLITHQAIEKIEIHAGRNVVVHIKPGTGSDSLVQVSKDRIVEFKCWLDY
- a CDS encoding acyltransferase, which encodes MSIKIRITYIDNVKVFLTFLVVSHHAAQSYGPTGGMWPVQDIVNADYLRYFFFINASFMMGLYFFISGYFMMFSLQRKGVTVFISERLKRLGIPLIFFTLFVFLPFNYFLSDSNESILSFLYQTYFFEPPKAVGHLWFVASLLAYSFLFLLMKRGFKRFSKLKAVQITSIHVVGYIVVLSISSGLIRLLYPIDVWKTWIIPVEVAHIPQYLSLFFLGIFFQKTDSLKFLNPQNGLLFFFVSVSAFIIQFFLPESFTGHWLIQSSLESMLCVGLSIGIMSLFKSKLTAQTKIFRSLSENAFGIYLVHVFVVIILQKLLLKLELDATSKFLMVSIAAFVVSYFFTYLIRLIPVIRKVI